A window of Anas acuta chromosome 28, bAnaAcu1.1, whole genome shotgun sequence genomic DNA:
CAGCGCCGTGCCCCCCCGGCACTTGGGGTCCCGGCTGCAACCGGAGCTGCGACTGCGCCCACGGAGCCGCCTGCAGCGCCCAGAGCgggacctgcagctgctccccgGGCTGGCACGGCCCccgctgccaccagccctgcccgGTGAGTGCCCCGTCCCCAACGCCACCCGGAGGGGGTCTTGGTGCCACCGTCCCACGTTCTGAccccgtccccgtgcccccagAATGGGACTTTTGGTGCCGGCTGCGGGCAGCGCTGCGACTGCGCCCACGCGGACGGCTGCGACGCCGTCACCGGGGAGTGCCACTGCCTGCCCGGCTGGACAGGTGAGGAGGGGGtcattttggggtgggggacacCCCGCTGTGCACCCCGTCCTTGTCCTTTATGGCGTCTCCCCCAACCCTTTTTAGGGCCGCAGTGCAAGCGGGGCTGCCCGCAAGGTTTTTGGGGTCGGGGCTGcggccagccctgctcctgccgcAACGGCGCGTCCTGCTCGCCCGAGGACGGCTCCTGCACGTGCGCCCCGGGCTACCGCGGCCCCAACTGCCAGCGCTGTGAGTGTCCCCAAAGAGGAGCGGGGTTATTTTatcccagcacccccccagtGAGCCCCCCCTCGGCTCACCTCACCCCTGCCGCCCGCAGCTTGCCCCCCCGGCCGCTATGGCAAGCGGTGCTcgctgagctgctcctgctccaacctctcctcctgccaccccgcCACCGGCGCCTGCCTCTGCGCCGCGGGCTGGACGGGGACGCGCTGCGAAGAaggtggggacccccccccaacaaccctgtgcccccccccgccccccaggGTTCAGCCTtagggggtcctgggggtggTCCCGGGTGGTAGGGAGCCACCGGCTGGCTTCATCCTGGGCACCCCCCGTACCCTGCAGAGTGCCCCCCCGGGACTTTCGGGCTGCAGTGCGAGCAGCTGTGCCGCTGTCCCCAAAATGCCACTTGTCACCCCGTCACCGGCGTGTGCCCGTGCGCCCCCGGCAGGAGCGGACCCCACTGTGAGGCCGGTGAGTGGGCACGGAGAGGGGCTGCGGGGTTCAGGGGGGGGGTCCGTGCCCATCCTAAGCACTTAtccctgtgtgtccccccctTCCCCCGAATTGCAGCGACCCCCGACCAGCCCTACACCATCGTGCCCACCCCTCCTCTGGCTTACAGCACCCTGGGGGTGGTGGTCAGCCTGGTGGCCCTGGTGGCTTTGCTGGTGGCCGTGGTGGCCGCGGGGCTGTGCTACCGCCAGCggcagaaggggaaggagaaccGGCACCTGGCCGTGGCGTACACGGCGGGACGGACGGACACCTCCGAGTACGTGGTGCCAGGTGAGCGGCGCGCGGGGCCGCGGCTCCAGGACCCCCCAGAGGGGTCCCGTGGCACCCCCCCGGGGCTGACGCTTGTCCCCCAGACGTGCCACCGGGTCCCGCGCACTACTACTCCAACCCCAGCTACCACACGCTGTCCCAGTGCACGCTGCCTGCCCCTGGCACCCAGGATAGAGCCAGTTCCCTAAAGGTacggcaccgggcaccgggcaccgggcaccgggcacggcACCGGGTACGGCACCGGGAGCCCCGTGCCCGACCTGGCTCCGTTTTTTGGCCCCAGGTACCCGGCCCCCAGCTCTTCCCCGGTGCAGAGAGACCCTACGGCCCCGAAGGCAACGCCACGCTGCCCCCCGACTGGAAGCACCTTGGGGCGCCCCCGCTGGGACCCAGGGGTGAGAGGGGGCAAGGGAGGTGCTGGGTGCTCCAGGGTTTGGGGGAGTAGATTATGGGGTGCAGAGGGGGGTCTCAAAGGTGTTCCCATTCCCGGCCGCTGCTTTTTCATGGTCCTTGGTTTCCAGGTGGGGGGCACCTGGACCGGAGCTACAGCTACAGCtacagctgcagcctggggaagtACCACGGCAAGGGTACccctggggaagggctggggtggggaggggaagggaaggggaagggaaaggaatggggatggggaagagctgggggtggggtggggaagggaaggggaaggggaaaggaatggggatggggtgggatgggatgggatgggatggggtgggatgggatgggatgggatgggatgggatgggatggggtgggatgggatgggatggggtggggaagggaaggggatggggatagggatgggttggagaggggaaaggggaaagggaaaggggaaggggaagggatggggaggggaggggaagggaatggagagaggaaaggggaagggatggggatgggatagggaaggggaagggggaaaggaagaggatgggatggggatgggatgggataggatggggaaggaggaagaggatgggaaaggggaaagggaagggaatgggatggggaaagggaagggaagggggtggGGATAGGGAGAGGGGACGGGGCTGGaaattgggatggggatggaaatggggaagaggatggggaagagaatagggatggggatggagaggagaagggCTGGGAGAAGGGATAAAAAGGTGATAACACCAAGGGTGCTGTGCAGTGAGGGGGGGGAACAGCTGGGACGCGGCtggtgcagggctgctccctggCCCCTGTGACAGGACCCCCCCCTGCATCCTCCCGCAGAGCACccccaggaggggctgggggccagcGCCAGCTCGCTGGCCAGCGAGAATCCCTACGCCACCATCAAGGACCTGCCCCCCCCCCTGGCCAAGACCCCCGAGGGCAGCTACATGGAGATGAAGGCCCCGGTGCAGCGGGAGATGTCCTACGCCGAGATCGGGCTCCTCGAGGAGCCTCCTGCCGGCCCCGACGAGGGTACGGACAAGGGGGGGACAAgcagggggggggcagcccccagccctggtgccagctgcccccagctgccccctcttctccccccagagagcagcccggggggggcagagggtgcggaaccagccccgagcccccccagcctctaCGACTCCCCCAAGAACAGCCACATCCCCAGCCACTATGACATGCCCCCCGTCCGCCACTACCCGCCGTCCCCCCCGCTGCGCAGGAAGGAccgctgagcccccccccacgctgtccccccccccccaaaaaaagcccccCTTGCCTTGGGGACAAGGACGAGGGCCCCTGCCCTGGCTCCAGGACGCTCTGGGGACAAGAACAGGGGACACGGGGGGTCCGTCCCAGGGTCCCTGCGGGGGCTGAGCGtcccccccccggagcccccgtccctgtcccccagccctggggggcgCAGCCTGTAAATAAAGCCGGGTTGTTGGAAGCGGGGCTCCAGGCTGTCTGCGGCCGCATCCTTGTGTCAGGGGTGGGGGGAGCACAGAGGGGACCCGGGGGGGCGCAGCCCCGGGGTAGGGCCGGGAACGACCCCGGGGTGGGGCCGGGAAGgggcccccagagccccccccgagtgcccggggggctgcagcagggcgcGGGGATGGCGCAGCAAAGCGCCCAGGGCGGATCCAGAACGCGCCCCGTGATTGGTCACGTCGGACCGGACTCTGCTCGCTGATTGGTCCAGCCAATGCCCAACGCCAGCCAAGGGCCGGTGATTGGCCCAGGGGCGATCCGCGGGGACTGCAGCGAAGTCCGAGCGTGGCCCGGAGCTGGGCCAAGGgacaggggggctggggggacccGGAGCGCTGCAGGAAAGTCCCCATCTTCGGCCCCGCAATGCTTCCCTGAGGGCACCAACAAAATCACGGTGATTGGCCCAGTGCGACCCCAGGCCAGCACCAGTAAATCCTAGTCCGTGTCCCAGCGCCGCCCGAAGAGGCCCCGCAGGGCAGGTTCAGGGGCAGCTCGAGCCCAGCAACGCTCCCGGAGCGGATCCAAAGCGCGCCCCGTGATTGGTCACTGAGGGTCCAGCACCGGCTCCGTGATTGGCCCAGCTCCGATCCAGCGACACAGCCCAGCCAGGCCCAgaagtggccagcagggctccaggaaGGGCCGCCCTTCGGCCCAGCTCCGGTCCTAGTAAGGCTCTACCGAAGGCCCAGCGATTGCTCCAGAAATGGTCCAGTGCTGACCAAGCAAACCGCAGTTACTGGCTTGTTAATGGTGCCCTGAGGGCTGCGGGTAAGGTCCAGTGGCTGGCCCAGTGGTGGTCCGGTACCTGCTCCAGGAAAGGCTCAGTAATCAGCACGGTAATAATCCAAATACGGCTGCAGGTTATGCCTAGAAATTGTCCCTGTAATGGTTGAATGAGGGCTGCAGAAGCCCAGTGCCTGGCCTGGGGTGCAAGGACAGCTCTAGGAAGGGCCCAGTGCTGGGCCCAGTTGTGGTGCAGTGACAGACCCGAACCAGGCCAAGTGACTGGCCCAGAGACTGTTCAGTGCGGGCTCCAGTAAAGGCCAATTTTTGGCCCCGAAATCCAAACGCAGCAGCAGAATATGCCAGAGATTGCCCCTGTGATGGTCCAGTGAGGGCTGCAGGAAAGGCCCAGCAATGCTTCCACGAGGACCCCAACAAAATGCCGGTGAATGGCCCAGTGGAACTCAGAGAAAAACACCAGGAACGGCCCCAAAACTCTCCCGGTGCTGCCCAAGAGGACCCCGCAGGGCGCCCGCTGCCGGCTCAGGGCAGATtcagggcagctccagcccctggaCCTGGCCCAGTAACGCTCCCGGAGCGGATCCAAAGCGCGCCCCGTGATTGGCCCAATAATCATCCAATCAGCGCTGCAGCACGGCTCCACCCTTACCCTTCCACCTTCCCCATCGGCCCCGCCCACCCctccaggccccgccccctccgccGTGACCCCGCCCCCTTCCcgctggccccgccccctcgtTGCCATGGGGACGCCCCGAGGCCGCCGAGCGAGGTGGGGCCCGGCctgggccccccccggccccatggGGACCCCCGaggaccccccccagggccccccccggcaccgggacccccctgctccatggggggacccccacagctcccccctCCTGCAGTGGAagcccccagggacccccccccccccccaagcaaaCTTCTATAGGCCCCCCCCCGCTCTAGGACCCCCCCTTTCTccttttggggacccccccagtgcccccccttAGCACTTGGGACCCTCCTTGGACCCCTATGGAGCCCTCTATGGGCACCCCCCAgccttggggacccccccaccccttctGGAGCCCTCCATGGGGACCCCCattgccccccacccccccattAACCCCCCTACATCCCCTATGGAGACCCCCATAGGCCCCCCTGCACCTCTGGGACCCCCCCCTGAGTCCCCCACcacccctgggacccccccccccactgggTCCCCCCCACttctgggaccccccccacgtcccccaccacccctgggaccccccaagggtcccccccacccctgggaccccccctgAGTCCCCCCCACCtctgagaccccccccccaccattgggacccccccgggtcccccccacccccagcaccagaTCCCCTTTCGAGGGGCCTCCCCCTACCCCAGGGATCCTTTGGGTGCCAGCCCCaggtccggggggggggggtgctggggatggggtgggggggctctgagccccccccgggaccctccccagctcccagccatgAGACGGCGCCGGGAGCGAACCCCCCGGGagaaggcggcggcggcggctgccccCGAGGAGGAGGTGAAGAAGGGTGAGCAGGGGACAGGTGAGGCcgggttggtttttttttttggggggggggacacagcagagccccccccccccaacacctcacccccccccaaagAGGAGTACCAGTGCAGTGGGGTCCTGGAGCAGGACCTGGCCGAGCTGTGCGCCCGCGCCGGCATCGCCGCCGTCCCCATGGTCACCCCCCGGGGGTCCCCCGCTGGCCCCACAGATGGTGagtgggggggacacgggggggttattttgggggttgggggtcCTGAGGCCCCCACCCCTGTGCAGcggaggggctggggacccccgGTGAGCAGCGGCACGGCCAGCGCTGCGTCCAGGTGGAGACGGAGCACGACGACCCCCGGAGCGTGCGCGAGGTCTTCGTGCGAGGTCAGcccccaaaaatcccccaaaatgtCCCTGAGCCCCCAAAAGTCCCCCAAAATGTCCCTAAGGGGGACGGGGGCGAGCAGCTCCCACCCCTCCCAGGAGGCTCGAGgccacttttgggggattttcccccttcccaccccaatTTTTCAcccttgtcccccccccagaCTGGAGCATCGAGGAGGAGATGCTGGGGGTCCTCGCCAAGTGCCTGCCCGCCCTCCCCCATCTACGGGCCCTGCAGTgagtgtggggctggggagggggcttgggggtgacccccccccaggtgctgccACGTCCCCAACCCAGTGACGTGCCGCCTGAtgccccctgtcccccccccacagctTTTGGAGGGCCGGGCTCACCGACCGCCTGCTCCCCGCGCTGATCGCGCTGCTGGCACGCTGCCCCGGCCTCGGGTACGCATAGAGGGgggggagtttttttttttgggggggggggcagcttgATTAGCATCTCGTTATCTTTAATTAAGACAATTTTGGAGACTTTTTGCCCCCCCAGCACGCTCAGCCTGGAGGCAAACCCCTTGCCGGAGCCCTCCTtccacctgctgctgggaccCGGCAGCACGTGAGTCcggaggggggggcacacaaCGGGGGGGGCAAAATCCCACTTgggacccccgggacccccccaaacTGTGTGTTTgtccccccccgtgtccccgcaggCTGTCCCACCTCTCGCTGCGCAATAACGGCCTCGGTGACGAGGCGGCgcggctgctggggctgagcctctcCACCCTCGGCTCCTCCAACCGCAGCCTGGTCTCGCTGGTGCTCAGCTTCAACCACATCTCGGATTTGGGAGCGGGGCACATCGCCCAGGTGGGGGCTATGGGGTGGGCGAGGGGGGGCCCCGCTGtctgtgtgcccccccccctctcccctctcagCCTTTTCTGTGCGCCCCCCATCCCCAAGGGTTTGCGCTGGAACCGCTCGCTGCTGTCGCTGTCCCTGGCGCACAATGACATTGGGGATGAGGGGGCTCTGCGGCTGGCTCAGGTGGGTTTGGCCCCCCCGGGTCCATGCAGGGGAGTGGGATGGGGTCGGAGAGGGATGGGGTCAGagcaggatggggctggagcagagcaggacagggTCGGAGCAGAATGGGGTCAGAGCAGGATGATGCTGGAGTGGGATGGGGTCGGAGATGTATGGGGCCAGAGTGGGATGGGGTCGGAGCAGGATGAGGTCAGAGTGGGACGGGGTTGGAGAGGGATGGGGTCAGAGCAGGATGGGGTCAGAACGGGATGGGGCCGGagcaggatggggatggagcGGGATCAGATCAGGGGAGAACGGGATCAgagcaggatggggctgggagtGTGATGGGGTCGGAGCAAGTTGGGGCCGGAGCAGGTTGGGCTCGGAGCGGGATGGGGTCGGAGCAGGACAGGGCTGGAGAGGGATGACGCTGGAGTGGGATGGGGTCGGAGATGTATGGGGCCAGAGCGGGATGGAGTTGGAGTGGGATGAGGCTGGAGTGGGATGGGATCAGAGCAGGATGGGGTCAGAGCGGGACAGAGCTGGATAGGGATGGGGTTGGAGTGGAATGGGATCAGAGCAGGATGGGGTCGGTGCATGACAGGGCTGGAGAGGGATGAGGTTGGAGTGGGATGGGGTTggagcaggatggggctggagagagatggggctgggagcgggATGGGGTCAGGGCCAGAGGAGGATGGGG
This region includes:
- the PEAR1 gene encoding platelet endothelial aggregation receptor 1 isoform X2, which translates into the protein MALRAAALAVHACLLAALQPGDPNVCSYWESFTAAVKESYAKPHVVASAEPCTRVLGSSQPCLQQRIAYRTEYRQAVRTDYRRRYQCCQGYYESRDVCVPRCSQECVHGRCVAPERCQCEPGWRGTDCSSECDERSWGRDCGHRCACHHGAPCDPLSGVCACPPGFADPQCHQPCPPGTYGQGCHLRCPCHHGAPCNASTGACLCPPGLAGPLCDVPCPEGMPCDNHCPCQNGGICHPPGSTTCVCPHGWMGDICSTPCPPGRFGPGCQGECRCHNGGHCDPLGGQCQCAPGFTGEQCQERCPVGRYGQDCRESCDCAHGGRCFHVDGACLCEAGYQGSRCEEPRCLPGLYGLQCQSRCLCHPQHSLSCHPLLGECSCRPGWAGLYCNESCPPGSFGAGCLQSCLCLNGGTCDGTTGRCHCPPGYTDEHCSSLCPPDTFGVNCSGRCSCQHAVACSPIDGSCSCKEGWHGPNCSAPCPPGTWGPGCNRSCDCAHGAACSAQSGTCSCSPGWHGPRCHQPCPNGTFGAGCGQRCDCAHADGCDAVTGECHCLPGWTGPQCKRGCPQGFWGRGCGQPCSCRNGASCSPEDGSCTCAPGYRGPNCQRSCPPGRYGKRCSLSCSCSNLSSCHPATGACLCAAGWTGTRCEEECPPGTFGLQCEQLCRCPQNATCHPVTGVCPCAPGRSGPHCEAATPDQPYTIVPTPPLAYSTLGVVVSLVALVALLVAVVAAGLCYRQRQKGKENRHLAVAYTAGRTDTSEYVVPDVPPGPAHYYSNPSYHTLSQCTLPAPGTQDRASSLKVPGPQLFPGAERPYGPEGNATLPPDWKHLGAPPLGPRGGGHLDRSYSYSYSCSLGKYHGKEHPQEGLGASASSLASENPYATIKDLPPPLAKTPEGSYMEMKAPVQREMSYAEIGLLEEPPAGPDEESSPGGAEGAEPAPSPPSLYDSPKNSHIPSHYDMPPVRHYPPSPPLRRKDR
- the LRRC71 gene encoding leucine-rich repeat-containing protein 71; protein product: MRRRRERTPREKAAAAAAPEEEVKKGEQGTEEYQCSGVLEQDLAELCARAGIAAVPMVTPRGSPAGPTDAEGLGTPGEQRHGQRCVQVETEHDDPRSVREVFVRDWSIEEEMLGVLAKCLPALPHLRALHFWRAGLTDRLLPALIALLARCPGLGTLSLEANPLPEPSFHLLLGPGSTLSHLSLRNNGLGDEAARLLGLSLSTLGSSNRSLVSLVLSFNHISDLGAGHIAQGLRWNRSLLSLSLAHNDIGDEGALRLAQVLAPFALTHAEVVERRRLLLAEAMEKPQAPCAAPPKQPEGRSERAPSLQSGAATERLLPAKHSKGTAKKKELPRKDELKQPKKPVTAPADPRPPRNRGTKATSKEKRSSEVSGAQDAAEPSHPLLEPAWHRQGQVVVPGNRALLNLNLCHNRITERGLAAFLAVLQEEQPGGGTGRPGLLRLSLQRNRFNPTCEAFAQLQELLQRRDPVPKPREEQAPGP
- the PEAR1 gene encoding platelet endothelial aggregation receptor 1 isoform X1, whose translation is MALRAAALAVHACLLAALQPGDPNVCSYWESFTAAVKESYAKPHVVASAEPCTRVLGSSQPCLQQRIAYRTEYRQAVRTDYRRRYQCCQGYYESRDVCVPRCSQECVHGRCVAPERCQCEPGWRGTDCSSECDERSWGRDCGHRCACHHGAPCDPLSGVCACPPGFADPQCHQPCPPGTYGQGCHLRCPCHHGAPCNASTGACLCPPGLAGPLCDVPCPEGMPCDNHCPCQNGGICHPPGSTTCVCPHGWMGDICSTPCPPGRFGPGCQGECRCHNGGHCDPLGGQCQCAPGFTGEQCQERCPVGRYGQDCRESCDCAHGGRCFHVDGACLCEAGYQGSRCEEPRCLPGLYGLQCQSRCLCHPQHSLSCHPLLGECSCRPGWAGLYCNESCPPGSFGAGCLQSCLCLNGGTCDGTTGRCHCPPGYTDEHCSSLCPPDTFGVNCSGRCSCQHAVACSPIDGSCSCKEGWHGPNCSAPCPPGTWGPGCNRSCDCAHGAACSAQSGTCSCSPGWHGPRCHQPCPNGTFGAGCGQRCDCAHADGCDAVTGECHCLPGWTGPQCKRGCPQGFWGRGCGQPCSCRNGASCSPEDGSCTCAPGYRGPNCQRSCPPGRYGKRCSLSCSCSNLSSCHPATGACLCAAGWTGTRCEEECPPGTFGLQCEQLCRCPQNATCHPVTGVCPCAPGRSGPHCEAGEWARRGAAGFRGGVRAHPKHLSLCVPPFPRIAATPDQPYTIVPTPPLAYSTLGVVVSLVALVALLVAVVAAGLCYRQRQKGKENRHLAVAYTAGRTDTSEYVVPDVPPGPAHYYSNPSYHTLSQCTLPAPGTQDRASSLKVPGPQLFPGAERPYGPEGNATLPPDWKHLGAPPLGPRGGGHLDRSYSYSYSCSLGKYHGKEHPQEGLGASASSLASENPYATIKDLPPPLAKTPEGSYMEMKAPVQREMSYAEIGLLEEPPAGPDEESSPGGAEGAEPAPSPPSLYDSPKNSHIPSHYDMPPVRHYPPSPPLRRKDR